In Blattabacterium cuenoti, the following proteins share a genomic window:
- a CDS encoding transketolase, producing MNVRYLKDLCIQVRRDILRMVSEAKSGHPGGSLGCTEYFVGLYREIMRYNPNKFSMDGKGEDLFFLSNGHISPVYYSILARSGFFSISELSTFRKLNSRLQGHPTVHGGPPGIRISSGSLGQGMSVSIGAALSKKLNKELNAIIYSLHGDGELNEGQIWEAVLYAGSRKIDNYIATVDCNGQQIDGTTDEVLPLGNLKKKFESFDWKVLEESEGNNIEKVIYTLKKAKNETGKGKPILIILYTQMGYGVDFMVGNNAWHGKYPNEKELKKALCQLPETHLGDYPL from the coding sequence ATGAATGTACGTTATTTAAAAGATTTGTGTATTCAAGTGAGGAGAGACATTTTACGGATGGTAAGTGAAGCAAAATCTGGACATCCTGGTGGATCTTTAGGATGTACAGAGTATTTTGTAGGTTTATATCGAGAAATTATGCGTTATAATCCAAATAAATTTTCTATGGATGGAAAAGGGGAAGACCTTTTTTTCTTATCTAATGGACATATATCTCCTGTATATTATAGCATATTAGCTCGTTCTGGTTTTTTTTCTATTAGCGAATTATCTACTTTTAGAAAATTAAATTCTCGTTTACAAGGACATCCAACTGTACATGGAGGCCCCCCCGGAATACGAATTTCTTCCGGTTCTTTAGGGCAAGGAATGTCTGTCTCCATTGGTGCAGCTTTATCAAAAAAACTAAACAAAGAATTGAATGCGATTATTTACAGTTTACATGGAGATGGAGAGTTAAATGAAGGGCAAATTTGGGAGGCAGTTTTATATGCAGGTTCTAGAAAAATAGATAATTATATAGCCACTGTAGATTGTAATGGACAACAAATAGATGGAACGACTGATGAAGTGTTACCTTTAGGTAATTTAAAAAAAAAATTTGAATCTTTTGATTGGAAAGTTTTAGAAGAATCAGAAGGAAATAATATTGAAAAAGTAATTTACACTTTAAAAAAAGCTAAAAATGAAACTGGAAAAGGAAAGCCTATTTTAATCATATTATATACTCAAATGGGATATGGGGTAGATTTTATGGTTGGGAATAACGCATGGCACGGAAAATATCCTAATGAGAAAGAATTAAAAAAAGCTTTATGTCAACTTCCTGAAACTCATTTAGGAGATTATCCATTATAA
- the tatC gene encoding twin-arginine translocase subunit TatC translates to MNESKMPFWKHIDELRKHIIHCFCAIIVSMIILMNNRNIIFDCIIFGPAKTDFITYRIFYKIANSFLGLGVHLNSVSFLYKNLEIQNRQIFGQFNIYVWTCFIGGVILSFPYVFYEFWKFIKPALSDKEKKYSIWILIMVTFLFLLGIFFGYFILCPFLIHFGYSFRISSIPKNIFDLSDYISLIVHSVFSMGIIFLFPFFIFFLTKMELISYFFLKKYRKHAFLIMLVIASAITPGDILSTIIVLIPLIILYQVSIYISSHSKKVS, encoded by the coding sequence ATGAACGAAAGTAAAATGCCGTTTTGGAAACATATTGATGAATTAAGAAAACATATAATTCATTGTTTTTGTGCAATAATCGTTTCAATGATTATTTTAATGAATAATAGAAATATTATATTTGACTGTATTATTTTTGGTCCAGCAAAAACAGATTTCATTACCTACCGTATATTTTACAAAATAGCAAATTCTTTTTTAGGTTTAGGAGTGCATTTAAACTCCGTTTCTTTTTTATATAAAAATTTAGAGATACAAAACAGACAAATATTTGGTCAATTCAATATTTATGTATGGACCTGCTTCATAGGAGGAGTTATTTTGTCTTTTCCTTATGTTTTTTATGAATTTTGGAAATTTATAAAACCGGCTCTTTCGGATAAAGAAAAAAAATATTCAATATGGATATTGATCATGGTTACTTTTCTATTTTTATTAGGAATTTTTTTTGGTTATTTTATATTATGTCCATTTTTAATTCATTTTGGATACTCTTTTAGAATCAGCTCTATTCCGAAAAATATATTTGATTTATCAGATTATATCTCTTTAATTGTGCATTCAGTGTTTTCCATGGGAATCATTTTTTTATTTCCATTTTTCATATTCTTTCTTACTAAAATGGAATTAATATCTTACTTTTTTTTAAAAAAATATAGAAAACATGCTTTTTTGATTATGTTAGTCATAGCTTCTGCCATAACACCTGGAGATATTTTAAGTACAATCATAGTTTTAATTCCTCTTATAATACTTTATCAAGTGAGTATATATATATCTTCTCATTCAAAAAAAGTCTCTTGA
- a CDS encoding OmpA family protein: MKNVNFFIVALFTFFSSVFSQDSKEKWFIRIGAHNINYYPITSPFKGFFLKRNNSFNPIISSIELEHNIKKHIGLYLDASLGPVDNTRWKLRDSFFIKLSPGVNLYIFPHYKFDPYFRLGAGYHKYNNYLNRELRISETKYFKTNKKNFFLLDGGVGFNLWVVSNFGINLQSTYNHVFAKQSIDYLNFWKHNVGLIFRFGNLKINQDHKIVPVTEKDDSSVSSIQEQEKEKNFLELEEKEKKIFCKNQEDSDNDGILDKEDLCPNQFGLKKFQGCPDTDLDNIPDHEDKCPNKFGKKENKGCPDVVFRPILFDLGKFSLSTRSLTIINEIAEIMINILPNSKFYINGYTDPNGKSYYNKILSLKRAHSVFEALVYKGVDSSRIEVRGLGVGKKKGRRVEIVIRKS, translated from the coding sequence ATGAAAAACGTCAATTTTTTTATTGTTGCTTTATTTACTTTTTTTTCGTCTGTATTTTCCCAAGATTCGAAAGAAAAATGGTTTATTAGAATAGGAGCACATAACATTAATTATTATCCTATAACGTCTCCTTTTAAAGGGTTTTTTCTAAAAAGAAATAATAGTTTTAATCCTATTATTTCTAGTATAGAATTAGAACATAATATAAAGAAACATATAGGTTTGTATTTAGACGCTTCATTAGGCCCGGTAGATAATACTAGATGGAAGCTCCGAGATAGCTTTTTTATAAAATTAAGTCCTGGGGTAAATTTATATATTTTTCCTCATTACAAATTTGATCCTTATTTCAGATTAGGAGCAGGTTATCATAAGTATAACAATTATCTCAACAGAGAGTTGAGAATTTCAGAAACGAAATATTTTAAAACAAATAAGAAGAACTTTTTTCTATTAGATGGGGGGGTCGGTTTCAATTTATGGGTAGTTTCTAACTTTGGAATTAATTTACAAAGTACTTATAATCACGTATTTGCAAAACAATCAATAGATTATTTAAATTTTTGGAAACATAATGTAGGATTGATTTTCCGTTTTGGAAATTTAAAAATTAATCAGGATCATAAAATTGTCCCAGTAACAGAAAAAGATGATTCTTCCGTATCTTCCATTCAAGAACAAGAAAAAGAAAAGAATTTTCTAGAATTAGAAGAAAAAGAAAAGAAAATTTTTTGTAAAAATCAAGAAGATTCAGATAATGATGGAATTTTAGATAAAGAAGATTTGTGTCCAAACCAATTTGGTTTAAAAAAATTCCAGGGTTGTCCTGATACAGATTTAGATAATATTCCGGATCATGAAGACAAATGTCCTAACAAATTTGGAAAAAAAGAAAATAAAGGATGTCCTGATGTCGTTTTTAGACCTATTTTATTTGATTTGGGTAAATTTTCATTATCTACTCGTTCCTTAACAATTATTAATGAGATAGCTGAAATCATGATAAATATTCTTCCTAATTCTAAATTTTACATAAATGGATATACAGATCCTAATGGAAAATCCTATTATAATAAAATTTTGTCTCTAAAAAGAGCTCATTCTGTATTTGAAGCTTTAGTTTATAAAGGAGTAGATTCTTCTAGAATAGAAGTTAGAGGATTAGGAGTAGGAAAGAAAAAAGGACGACGTGTTGAAATCGTAATACGAAAATCATAA
- the smpB gene encoding SsrA-binding protein SmpB, with amino-acid sequence MSIINRKARFRYHFLEHYTAGIQLFGTEVKSIRQNEANIMESFCQMKDGELYSINMYVAEYKFGTNWNHSSRRERKLLLKKQELIKINKKLKNTGLTLIPIELFFNDKGYIKMKIVLAKGKKIHDKREFLRKKDFFREIQRSFKFKDRI; translated from the coding sequence ATGAGTATTATAAACAGAAAGGCTAGATTTAGATATCATTTTTTAGAACACTATACAGCTGGAATACAATTATTTGGAACAGAAGTTAAATCTATAAGACAAAACGAAGCCAATATAATGGAAAGTTTTTGTCAAATGAAAGATGGAGAGTTATATTCTATCAATATGTATGTGGCTGAATATAAATTTGGGACAAACTGGAATCATTCAAGTAGAAGAGAAAGAAAATTATTGTTGAAAAAACAAGAATTAATAAAAATCAATAAAAAATTAAAAAATACAGGTTTAACTTTAATTCCCATAGAATTGTTTTTTAATGATAAAGGATATATAAAAATGAAAATAGTTTTAGCTAAAGGAAAAAAGATACATGATAAACGTGAATTTTTACGAAAAAAAGATTTTTTTAGAGAAATTCAGCGATCTTTCAAATTTAAAGATCGTATTTAA
- a CDS encoding transketolase family protein yields the protein MKQYENKGLKETRAGFGKALTFLGRTNYKVVALCSDLTTSLFMDQFSKEFPERFFQIGIAEANMIGIAAGLSIGEYIPFTGTFANFSTSRVYDQIRQSIAYSYKNVKICASHSGLTLGEDGATHQSLEDIGMMKMLPGMTVINTCDYNQTYAATLAISNHLGPVYLRFGRPAVANFTDENQIFKIGKAVVLTEGKDVTIVSTGHLVWESLEASRILYEKKGIECEVINVHTIKPLDNNTILKSINKTKCIVTAEEHNYWGGLGESIARILTTYNNKHNNKWSFIQSLVAVNDTFGESGKPMELLKKYNIDRDSIINHVQLVLNKKNKR from the coding sequence ATGAAACAATATGAAAATAAAGGACTAAAAGAAACTAGAGCGGGTTTTGGAAAAGCTTTGACTTTTTTGGGTAGAACAAATTATAAAGTGGTCGCATTATGTTCAGATCTGACGACTTCTTTATTTATGGATCAGTTTTCTAAAGAATTTCCTGAAAGATTTTTCCAAATAGGAATTGCAGAAGCTAATATGATAGGGATAGCAGCTGGACTTAGCATCGGTGAATATATTCCATTTACTGGGACATTTGCTAATTTTTCTACATCTCGTGTTTATGATCAAATACGTCAATCTATTGCTTATTCTTACAAAAATGTAAAAATATGCGCTTCTCATTCTGGCTTAACTCTAGGAGAAGATGGCGCTACACATCAAAGTTTAGAAGACATAGGAATGATGAAAATGTTACCTGGCATGACTGTTATTAACACTTGTGATTATAATCAAACTTATGCAGCCACTTTAGCCATATCGAATCACTTAGGTCCAGTATATTTACGTTTTGGGCGTCCTGCTGTGGCTAATTTTACAGATGAAAATCAGATTTTTAAAATCGGAAAAGCTGTAGTCTTAACAGAGGGAAAAGATGTTACAATTGTTAGTACAGGACATTTGGTCTGGGAATCTTTAGAAGCATCTAGAATTTTATACGAAAAAAAAGGGATAGAATGTGAAGTTATTAATGTTCATACGATTAAACCATTAGATAATAATACTATTTTAAAATCCATTAATAAAACAAAATGTATTGTTACTGCAGAAGAACACAATTATTGGGGTGGGTTAGGAGAAAGTATTGCTAGGATATTAACTACTTATAATAATAAACATAATAATAAATGGTCTTTTATTCAAAGTTTAGTAGCTGTTAACGATACTTTTGGAGAAAGCGGAAA